A window of Aricia agestis chromosome 3, ilAriAges1.1, whole genome shotgun sequence contains these coding sequences:
- the LOC121725481 gene encoding uncharacterized protein LOC121725481: MLYNVAAFLLLTVFVQSEDQSAGIDFNYLSLKDDIYDEQAQFMSLKNPHEKASVEKTTTEDPWVPFDFSKFDAYLTKTQDGADNNRIKRHAKNTGNFDSLVGPKIRERPDHYLYPVPIKDRKFDFFTTSTTRKPPIMPESMNPGVVFRVRMADAILRIKQRMYEDPERHIESDIIYTNLIKKVVTDEITKFHNLLLMYKTDRSIKEHLGECGGRIYKFISYMTIKVHIYCLFDALWIDGNPYVIGDEYSVTPVEVPPMLQCDAAECNSVIFVDSISVPKDFDRHHIHGRRRSKLRSGVASDALKNITTANVPVASKDATRRKNRKDTYDTESNTSSFVEMPKDLYQAHLRPGVIFRIHMSEAILKMQYRNYAEDKDESVIEADVEYLRLTRKVISDEITKFEDLNWLMGWFQNRSDLIHEHTCNTRYYTVGVPPTKFSGPEEYMKRACLFDSVYVDQMPYVVGEDGSLLAAVAPPVLHCDAATCTSVPFIDSLMFEEQYGLTNVRTITRCQASCRSHCKNDADCLKRCSDRCLRTE, translated from the exons ATGTTATATAACGTAGCTGCTTTcctt CTGTTAACAGTTTTTGTTCAATCCGAAGACCAATCAGCTGGAATAGATTTTAACTACTTAAGC cTGAAGGACGACATTTATGACGAACAAGCACAGTTCATGTCTCTCAAGAATCCCCATGAAAAG GCATCAGTTGAAAAGACCACAACGGAAGATCCTTGGGTCCCATTCGACTTTTCGAAATTTGACGCATACCTCACTAAGACGCAAGATGGTGCCGACAATAATAGAATAAAACGACACGCAAAG AACACGGGAAATTTCGATTCGCTGGTCGGACCGAAGATCCGAGAGCGACCAGATCATTACCTTTATCCGGTGCCGATTAAGGATCGGAAATTCGACTTCTTCACCACATCGACCACAAGAAAGCCCCCGATAATGCCGGAGTCCATGAATCCGGGAGTCGTATTCCGAGTGCGAATGGCCGATGCGATTTTACGCATCAAACAACGAATGTACGAGGACCCGGAGAGACACATCGAATCTGATATTATATACACGAATTTAATTAAGAAAGTAGTCACGGACGAAATAACCAAGTTCCATAATCTTCTGCTGATGTACAAAACGGACAGGAGTATAAAGGAGCATCTAGGCGAATGTGGTGGCAGGATATACAAGTTCATCAGCTATATGACGATCAAAGTGCACATCTACTGCCTCTTCGACGCGCTATGGATAGACGGAAACCCCTACGTCATCGGTGATGAGTACTCCGTGACGCCCGTAGAAGTGCCGCCGATGTTGCAGTGCGATGCTGCTGAATGCAATTCCGTTATATTTGTTGATTCGATTAGTGTTCCCAAGGACTTCGAT AGGCACCATATTCACGGTAGAAGAAGGAGTAAACTTAGAAGCGGCGTAGCTTCTGATGCA ttaaagaACATTACTACCGCAAACGTTCCGGTTGCCAGTAAGGACGCTACGAGACGCAAGAACAGAAAAGATACCTACGACACG GAAAGCAATACATCGTCGTTTGTGGAAATGCCGAAGGACCTATATCAAGCACATCTGCGCCCCGGGGTTATTTTTAGAATACACATGTCTGAGGCAATTCTGAAGATGCAATATAGAAA CTACGCCGAAGACAAAGACGAGTCAGTGATAGAGGCGGACGTGGAATACCTGCGCCTGACGAGGAAAGTGATTAGCGACGAGATCACCAAGTTCGAGGACCTGAACTGGCTGATGGGATGGTTCCAGAACCGGTCCGACCTGATACACGAGCACACGTGTAACACAAGATATTACACCGTAG GGGTACCGCCAACGAAGTTCTCGGGGCCGGAGGAGTACATGAAGCGGGCATGTCTGTTCGACAGCGTGTACGTCGACCAGATGCCGTACGTCGTAGGCGAGGACGGCTCGCTGTTGGCCGCCGTTGCCCCGCCCGTGCTTCACTGCGACGCCGCCACGTGCACCTCCGTTCCGTTCATCGATAG TCTGATGTTTGAGGAGCAGTACGGTCTAACGAACGTGCGCACGATAACACGATGCCAGGCGAGCTGCCGCTCGCACTGCAAGAACGACGCCGATTGCTTGAAACGTTGCTCCGATAGATGTCTCCGAACAGAATAG